TACCCTTAATTGGGATTATAAAACGAATCTCTTTGGGCAAAATATTCTTAAAATGAAACCTGAAGACGAGCGAGCGCTTATAGGTAACTATAGAAAATTAGGGTATTTAAAAGATAACAAAGTTCTTATTTTAGGGGATGGTCATACCGCAAATCTCTATGACTGGAATTCCGCTGATAATAGTTTAAAGGAATTACCGATGGATGATCAAGTTTTGCAAACATCAATTTCTAATTATCAAGTGGCAGATTATCTGTATCATAATGGAGGACTTAAACTTTCAAATTTAGCAAAGTGATACAAATACATTTCATAGTAAATCCTATTGCAGGTCATGGATCATCGTCCTTGAGTAAAGCCTTTTTAGAAAGCTATTTTATTGGTAGTGTACATCAAATAACGGTAAAGTATTCAGAATATAAGAAGCATGCCATTCAATTAACAAAAGAGTCTATTGAGGAGAAAGCAGCTATTATTGTAGCTTGTGGCGGAGATGGTACTATAAACGAGGTAGCATCTTGTTTGGTAGGTATAGCTATTCCTTTAGGAATAATTCCCATAGGTTCAGGAAACGGATTGGCTTCTAACCTTAAAATCCCTAAAAACTTGCGGAAGGCATTGGCTGTTATTAGGAGTAATCGGACTATTAAAATGGACGTTGGTAAGATTAATAATCGTTTCTTTTTTAGTAATACAGGTGTTGGTTTTGATGCTGAGGTTATAAAACATTATGAATCTAAAAAAAAGAGGTCCTTTCTAGGTTATGTGTATGCTTGCCTTACTTCAATTAAGAAAATTGAGCATCAAGAAACTATAGAGATAAGTTTTAATAATGAAATCCGGATCATTAATCCTTTTATTATTCTAATCTCAAATTCTAATGAAATGGGTTATCACCTGAGTCTTACGCCTAAAGCATCTTTACAAGATGGTTTATTAGATGTGTTAATTATTTCTAAGATTAATAGATTAAAAATATTTTGGCTTGGTATTCTTGTTTTAATAGGTAAGATTAATTGGCTTAATGAGGCTAAAAACTATCAAGTTAAAGCGTTGGAATTGTCAAGAAATGATCAATCTTTTTTAGAATCTCAGATAGATGGGGAATTTCATAAGCTAGAAAAGGACAGTATCAAGATTACGGTTATAGAAAAAGCTCTTTCAGTTTTAGTGCCTTCATAAAATAGTATCAGATAATGAAATGTTGTAATCTTTAAATTCTCTTTAGAATTGAAAATTACTTTTGATGAAAAAGTAAATCAGGTGTGTTTTAAAAATCAATGCTTACCTGTTTTTTATGTCAAATTTATATGAAAAATTTTATTTTGATACTAAAGCTAAAACTTTCAAGTAATTTACTAGTATTTGGTTTACTACTATTAGGCTGCCAGCCTTTAATTGCACAGGATAAAGCCATTGAAACTTCTGGCGATATTTTATTATTTTCTTTACCAGTAATGGCTTTAACGGGTTCATTAATTGCTAAAGATTATGAAGGTACTTGGCAATTTACTAAAGGAGCATTATTAAATCAGGGGGTTACTATTGGGCTTAAATATGCTTTAAATAAGGATAGACCTTATGGTAATGGAGAAAGAGCTTTTCCTTCTGGTCATACATCAACCACTTTTCAAAGCGCTGCATTTATTCAAAAGCGTTATGGTTGGAAATATGGTATTCCGGCGTATGCATTAGCAGGTTTTACAGGGTACAGTCGTATTAATGCGCAAGCACATGATGGTTGGGATGTGTTGGCTGGGGCGGTAGTTGGCGTTAGTAGTGCCTATTTGTTCACAACTCCCTATGCTCAAGAGCATTTTGATATTAGTCTTAAAACTGGAGCAGGGTCTTATCAATTAGGATTAATCTACAATTTTTAAACAGCATTCTCTTTAAAAGTAGATATACTCTTAATCAATCGTTGTAGTAGATTTAAATCAGGATTATTAGAAACATTCAACCGTATTCTCTTGATAATAAATTATCTTAGTTTATTGACTCAAAAATAAACTCAAAATTTAAATCATGAAAAAAATAACATGCTACACGGTTTTCTTAGCCTTAGCTTTGTTTTGCGCTTCTTGTAAGGAAGAAAAAAAAGCAGAAACTCCTGAAAGTGCCCCAGAAATTATTGAAGAAACTAATTTTGGGGGTTTAGCCTTATATACCGTCAGAGATGATATGGGTACGGATGCAAAAGCGACATTAGAAGCAGTATCAGATGCCGGGTATAAGAATATTGAAGCTGCCGGATACGAGGAGGGTAAATTTTATAACATGACTCCTGTAGCTTTTAAAACTTTATTAGATAGTTTGGAGCTTACCCCTATAAGTTCTCATCATAGTTCAGTGACATTAGAAAATGCAGCTGAAATGATGGCTGATGTAAAAGCGGCAGGATTTGAATATTTTGTTGTGCCAATTCCGCCAATGGGATTGTTTCATTATGATGATGCTACTAGTACTATGAGTATGTCTGGTGGTATTAAAAACCTTACCGAAATTATAAATGCATTGGGAGAAAAAGCGCACAATGCCGGGTTGAAGTTATTATATCATAACCACGATTTTGAATTTAAGAAAGATGCGGATGGGATTGTACCTATTGATTATTTGTTGGAACATACAGATCCTAAATTTGTAAACTTTCAAATGGATCTTTTTTGGGTTACCAAGGCAGGAGCAGATCCTATTGCTTATTTTGAAAAATACCCAGGTCGGTTCAAAATCTGGCATGTAAAAGATATGGATGAGCAAGGTAGGTTTGCACCGGTAGGAACAGGAACGATAGATTTCGCTAAAATTTTAGCGCAAAAGGACCTTTCTGGTATGGAATATTACATGGTAGAACAAGATATGACCTTTGATGGGATGAAGCCCTTAGAGGCTATTAAAATAAGTCATGAAGGTATTAAAGAATTTGGATTTGAATAACCTATAAAAACTGATTGAACTAAAGGCGCTAATTAATTTTTAGCGCCTTTTTTATTTTATATATTTAGTATTTTCGTGCTAACCTTAGGGTGTATAAAAGAAATAGCTCCATTTTTTTTGCTACCAATAAATAATTTAAGTGCACAATGAAGTTTTATTACGGCATTATATTATTCCTTTTTTTTCTTTCAAATTCAGTTTTTGGAC
This genomic stretch from Cellulophaga algicola DSM 14237 harbors:
- a CDS encoding phosphatase PAP2 family protein, which codes for MKNFILILKLKLSSNLLVFGLLLLGCQPLIAQDKAIETSGDILLFSLPVMALTGSLIAKDYEGTWQFTKGALLNQGVTIGLKYALNKDRPYGNGERAFPSGHTSTTFQSAAFIQKRYGWKYGIPAYALAGFTGYSRINAQAHDGWDVLAGAVVGVSSAYLFTTPYAQEHFDISLKTGAGSYQLGLIYNF
- a CDS encoding diacylglycerol/lipid kinase family protein, translating into MIQIHFIVNPIAGHGSSSLSKAFLESYFIGSVHQITVKYSEYKKHAIQLTKESIEEKAAIIVACGGDGTINEVASCLVGIAIPLGIIPIGSGNGLASNLKIPKNLRKALAVIRSNRTIKMDVGKINNRFFFSNTGVGFDAEVIKHYESKKKRSFLGYVYACLTSIKKIEHQETIEISFNNEIRIINPFIILISNSNEMGYHLSLTPKASLQDGLLDVLIISKINRLKIFWLGILVLIGKINWLNEAKNYQVKALELSRNDQSFLESQIDGEFHKLEKDSIKITVIEKALSVLVPS
- a CDS encoding sugar phosphate isomerase/epimerase family protein: MKKITCYTVFLALALFCASCKEEKKAETPESAPEIIEETNFGGLALYTVRDDMGTDAKATLEAVSDAGYKNIEAAGYEEGKFYNMTPVAFKTLLDSLELTPISSHHSSVTLENAAEMMADVKAAGFEYFVVPIPPMGLFHYDDATSTMSMSGGIKNLTEIINALGEKAHNAGLKLLYHNHDFEFKKDADGIVPIDYLLEHTDPKFVNFQMDLFWVTKAGADPIAYFEKYPGRFKIWHVKDMDEQGRFAPVGTGTIDFAKILAQKDLSGMEYYMVEQDMTFDGMKPLEAIKISHEGIKEFGFE